DNA sequence from the Longimicrobiaceae bacterium genome:
TGGACATGTGCAGGCAGGTGGGGGTGACGACGCATCGGTGACGGGCGCCTACGCGGCCTTCGCCTCGCCGCGCAGCTCGCGCACCAGCGCGCGGAGGGCGAGCAGCACGTGCTCGTTCCCCTCCCGCAGGAGCGCGGCGAGGATGTGCTTGCAGATCCGCTCGCGCCAGAGGTGGTCGCCGCAGTCGCAGCGGGGCTGGTTGAGGGTGTGCAGGTCCACCCAGTGCGGCTCGCTCCCCCCCGTCACCCGGTAGCGGCCGGGCCCGGTGGGCTGCACGTGCAGCTCCAGGCAGCGCTCCAGCCGGTCCAGCTGCACCCCCCCGGCCGCGTGAAAGTCGATCGCCGGCTTGGTCATGGTCC
Encoded proteins:
- a CDS encoding SWIM zinc finger family protein, which encodes MTKPAIDFHAAGGVQLDRLERCLELHVQPTGPGRYRVTGGSEPHWVDLHTLNQPRCDCGDHLWRERICKHILAALLREGNEHVLLALRALVRELRGEAKAA